From Deferrisoma camini S3R1, the proteins below share one genomic window:
- a CDS encoding IclR family transcriptional regulator, which produces MGPPSSSYTRRVPAVDQAVRVMLCLAQHPGLPLTELCKRVGIHKSKGLAILNTLAAHGLVLRNDSSKTYTLGPGLLPLSRSVLDHSELRAVAGPYLEPLARATGGSAFLGLRAAERVFVVAKAEAPAGIGVTIRVGHGYPLTWGAHGKVLTAFAPPEERSRILELPVLHFHGAQARDEVDRPALEAELDECCRKGFAVDPGRVHPGVSAVAAPVFGAGETPIGCVIVVGTFPPESAEAHGPRVAETAREVSRVLGPTLERVYGAGQRLETRN; this is translated from the coding sequence ATGGGCCCTCCTTCCTCCTCCTACACGCGCCGCGTGCCCGCCGTGGACCAGGCGGTCCGCGTGATGCTCTGCCTGGCCCAGCACCCCGGCCTGCCCCTGACCGAGCTGTGCAAGCGGGTGGGCATCCACAAGAGCAAGGGATTGGCCATCCTGAACACGCTGGCGGCCCACGGCCTGGTTCTCCGGAACGACTCGTCCAAGACCTACACCCTGGGCCCGGGTCTGTTGCCCCTGTCGCGAAGCGTGCTCGACCACTCCGAGCTGCGCGCGGTGGCCGGCCCGTACCTGGAGCCGCTGGCCCGGGCCACCGGGGGGTCGGCGTTCCTGGGGCTGCGGGCGGCCGAGCGGGTGTTCGTGGTGGCCAAGGCCGAGGCGCCCGCCGGCATCGGGGTGACGATCCGGGTGGGCCACGGGTACCCCCTGACCTGGGGCGCCCACGGCAAGGTGCTGACGGCGTTCGCGCCGCCCGAGGAGCGCTCGCGGATCCTCGAGCTCCCCGTGCTCCACTTCCACGGCGCCCAGGCCCGGGACGAGGTGGACCGGCCGGCGCTGGAGGCGGAGCTCGACGAGTGCTGCCGCAAGGGCTTCGCGGTGGATCCAGGGCGGGTGCATCCCGGGGTCTCGGCCGTGGCGGCCCCGGTATTCGGGGCGGGTGAGACCCCGATCGGGTGCGTGATCGTGGTGGGCACGTTTCCACCCGAGAGCGCCGAGGCCCACGGCCCCCGCGTGGCCGAGACCGCCCGGGAGGTGAGCCGGGTGCTGGGCCCCACCCTGGAGCGGGTGTATGGGGCGGGGCAGAGACTAGAGACTAGAAACTAG
- a CDS encoding methyltransferase has product MTSDRRPTTVDRKTEVTEEPVPEPAWNRTEGFYRGEAPSLFWELTVCQSLADPAGPYAAALEERQPYGALVARYLRQVLGPEPPGHVVEVGGGYGTLMVGLRKAWPPGRITMVDLSPRFLAEQRRRLGDAVRLVEADALSFFRKVRGPVDLVVANEIVGDLPTVTDLRRDEVRVAARGGEADPLTRRVADRVARYGIDLSDAPEVFAFNLGAVELLEALAGKARAVFLTEHSSDVRLPERYRFLPLDAGDGYPRRVPLKDHDEYTIRFDHLEAAARALGFRVRRFHLAEVVGLRADEGIRFMARTGVTLSETAEAVCEFCHHIAEYQGLVLTEGERCEAHNPESRS; this is encoded by the coding sequence GTGACGAGTGACCGACGACCGACGACCGTCGACCGGAAGACCGAAGTTACCGAGGAGCCCGTGCCCGAGCCGGCGTGGAACCGCACCGAAGGCTTCTACCGGGGAGAGGCCCCGAGCCTGTTCTGGGAGCTCACCGTGTGCCAGAGCCTGGCCGATCCGGCCGGCCCCTACGCGGCCGCCCTGGAGGAGCGGCAGCCCTACGGCGCCCTGGTGGCCCGGTACCTGCGGCAGGTCCTGGGGCCGGAACCGCCCGGCCACGTGGTGGAGGTGGGAGGCGGGTACGGCACCCTGATGGTCGGCCTGCGGAAGGCCTGGCCCCCCGGGCGGATCACCATGGTGGACCTGAGCCCCCGGTTCCTGGCCGAGCAGCGCCGGCGGCTGGGGGACGCGGTGCGGCTCGTGGAGGCCGACGCCTTGTCGTTTTTCCGGAAGGTCCGGGGGCCGGTGGATCTGGTCGTGGCCAACGAGATCGTGGGCGATCTGCCCACGGTGACCGACCTGCGCAGGGACGAGGTGCGGGTCGCCGCCCGGGGGGGAGAGGCCGATCCCCTCACCCGCCGGGTGGCAGACCGGGTGGCCCGGTACGGCATCGATCTATCGGACGCCCCCGAGGTGTTCGCGTTCAACCTGGGCGCGGTGGAGCTCCTGGAGGCCCTCGCGGGCAAGGCCCGGGCCGTGTTCCTGACCGAGCACAGCTCCGACGTGCGCCTGCCCGAGCGGTACCGGTTCCTGCCCCTGGACGCGGGAGACGGGTACCCCCGACGAGTCCCCCTCAAGGACCACGACGAGTACACGATCCGGTTCGACCACCTGGAGGCCGCGGCCCGGGCTCTGGGGTTCCGGGTGCGCCGGTTCCACCTGGCCGAGGTGGTGGGGCTTCGCGCCGACGAGGGGATCCGGTTCATGGCCCGCACCGGCGTGACGCTGTCCGAAACCGCGGAGGCGGTCTGCGAGTTCTGCCACCACATCGCCGAGTACCAGGGGCTGGTGCTCACCGAAGGGGAGCGGTGTGAGGCCCACAACCCCGAATCCAGGAGTTGA
- a CDS encoding oxidoreductase yields MYAVFEPVSIGPLKARNRVVRSATWLGLADPGGRVTDEQVERYRELGQGGAGVVITGYAAVSPEGRQAPRMLGAWDDGHVEGLARLARAIREGGALAGVQLVHAGGQTRSAWTGGLAPVAPSFVDHPQFPEMPREMSAEQIARVVADFGRAARRMREAGFDFVQLHAAHGYLINQFLSPGTNQRADAYGGTLRNRFRFLAEVMAAVQATAGPDFPVAVKLNGCDFVPQGLEEDEAVQVAEWLAQRGVAFVEVSGGTPASGDRGPARAGVRPGEGEAYLRHLAAAVKRRVGCAVATVGGLRRIETLEDILIEGTADLFSLSRPLIWEPDLPARWASGDRAPARCVSCNGCFGPGWKGEGVRCVVKEEEEKGG; encoded by the coding sequence ATGTACGCCGTGTTCGAACCCGTTTCGATCGGGCCCCTGAAGGCCCGGAACCGCGTCGTCCGCTCGGCCACCTGGCTGGGGCTGGCCGACCCAGGGGGCAGGGTCACCGACGAGCAGGTGGAGCGGTACCGAGAGCTCGGTCAAGGGGGCGCCGGGGTGGTGATCACCGGGTATGCCGCGGTGAGCCCCGAGGGACGCCAGGCCCCCCGGATGCTGGGCGCCTGGGACGACGGCCACGTGGAGGGGCTGGCCCGGCTCGCCCGGGCGATCCGGGAGGGCGGCGCCCTGGCCGGGGTGCAGCTCGTACACGCCGGGGGCCAGACCCGGTCCGCCTGGACCGGGGGGCTCGCTCCCGTCGCGCCCTCGTTCGTGGACCATCCCCAGTTCCCCGAGATGCCCCGGGAGATGTCGGCCGAGCAGATCGCCCGGGTGGTGGCCGACTTCGGCCGGGCCGCCCGCCGGATGCGCGAGGCCGGGTTCGACTTCGTCCAGCTCCACGCGGCCCACGGGTACCTGATCAACCAGTTCCTGTCGCCGGGCACCAACCAGCGCGCCGACGCCTACGGGGGCACGCTGCGGAACCGGTTCCGGTTCCTGGCCGAGGTGATGGCCGCGGTGCAGGCCACGGCCGGGCCGGACTTCCCCGTGGCCGTCAAGCTGAACGGATGCGACTTCGTACCCCAGGGTCTGGAGGAGGACGAGGCCGTGCAGGTGGCCGAGTGGCTGGCCCAGCGGGGCGTGGCGTTCGTCGAGGTGAGCGGCGGCACCCCCGCCTCGGGCGACCGGGGTCCGGCCCGGGCCGGCGTCAGGCCGGGGGAGGGCGAGGCGTACCTGCGCCACCTGGCCGCCGCGGTGAAACGGAGGGTGGGGTGTGCCGTGGCCACCGTGGGCGGGCTGCGGCGCATCGAGACCCTGGAGGACATCCTGATCGAGGGCACGGCCGACCTGTTCAGCCTGTCCCGGCCCCTGATCTGGGAGCCGGACCTGCCCGCCCGCTGGGCCTCGGGCGACCGGGCGCCGGCTCGGTGCGTGAGCTGCAACGGGTGCTTTGGGCCGGGGTGGAAGGGCGAGGGGGTGCGATGCGTCGTGAAGGAGGAGGAAGAAAAGGGGGGGTGA
- a CDS encoding branched-chain amino acid aminotransferase: MIMERADLDFAHLPFAYRTTDANIRYWFRDGAWTEGELTSDETITLHMASTCLHYGQEIFEGLKVFERPDGRIQTFRLGENAKRFQRSARKLLMEPVPEDLFREAVHRVVRANRRFVPPYGSGASLYVRPLLLGASAEVGVKPSREYLFLVFVTPVGPYYKAGFEPVRLVVEEEIDRAAPGGVGDVKCGGNYAAGLRATVGAKDKGYSEVLYLDAREKKYIDESGSSNFYAVRDNTYITPSSPSILPSITNMSVRQLARDMGLAVEQRPVSVDELGTFEEAGCLGTAAVITPVESITYRGTEYVYGKRGEAGPVTTELYKRLTAIQWGEAEDPYGWTEIIPEEG, translated from the coding sequence GTGATCATGGAACGAGCCGACCTGGATTTCGCCCACCTTCCCTTTGCCTACCGCACGACCGACGCCAACATCCGCTACTGGTTCCGGGACGGCGCGTGGACCGAAGGGGAACTCACCTCGGACGAGACCATCACCCTCCACATGGCCTCCACCTGTCTGCACTACGGGCAGGAGATCTTCGAGGGCCTGAAGGTGTTCGAGCGGCCCGACGGCCGGATCCAGACCTTCCGGCTCGGCGAGAACGCGAAACGGTTCCAGCGGTCGGCCCGCAAGCTGCTGATGGAGCCGGTGCCCGAGGATCTGTTCCGGGAGGCCGTGCACCGGGTGGTCCGGGCCAACCGGCGGTTCGTGCCGCCCTACGGGAGCGGGGCGAGCCTGTACGTGCGCCCCCTGCTCCTGGGGGCCAGCGCCGAGGTGGGCGTGAAACCGAGCCGGGAGTACCTGTTCCTGGTGTTCGTGACCCCGGTGGGGCCCTACTACAAGGCCGGGTTCGAGCCGGTGCGGCTGGTGGTGGAGGAGGAGATCGACCGGGCCGCCCCCGGCGGGGTGGGCGACGTGAAGTGCGGCGGGAACTACGCCGCCGGCCTGCGGGCCACCGTGGGCGCCAAGGACAAGGGGTACTCCGAGGTGCTGTACCTGGACGCCCGGGAGAAGAAGTACATCGACGAGTCGGGCTCTTCCAACTTCTACGCCGTCCGCGACAACACGTACATCACCCCCTCCAGCCCCTCCATCCTGCCCAGCATCACCAACATGAGCGTGCGCCAGCTCGCCCGGGACATGGGGCTTGCGGTGGAGCAGCGGCCGGTATCGGTGGACGAGCTCGGCACCTTCGAGGAGGCGGGATGCCTGGGCACCGCCGCGGTGATCACGCCGGTGGAGTCCATCACCTACCGGGGCACGGAGTACGTGTACGGCAAGCGGGGCGAGGCCGGCCCGGTGACCACCGAGCTCTACAAGCGGCTCACGGCCATCCAGTGGGGGGAGGCCGAGGACCCCTACGGGTGGACCGAGATCATTCCGGAAGAGGGATGA
- a CDS encoding TlpA family protein disulfide reductase — protein sequence MTRRILPLLLAILLAGPVAAGTPPASSVYLAPADAFPDLEFYGLLAPTDYAKLGLDRSEGPVRLSEIPGDVLVLEFFNKSCVPCQRQVREVEAFYQELGRRGLLERIRLLAIAAGNNPKYLGRYRKRRKLTYPITADPQFDQWRRIGDPGRTPFTLFLVRRDGTWRLARYSFGVQWKQELLGHALTLLAKPEEALANATGLPVDPTPLVLPLDAAGVRAKARTLIQRATGDPSADVAVVKLGDGTSVYQAVSKGRRLPVFAKVASRRPVCEVCEAVHFLFAFDRDGRILGFEPIHVTKYGNEEWDERDWRFFEKRVKGRNMASLPFDPKVDAVSKATMSSALIFDEMRRTLPLLKKLPADGAGGGG from the coding sequence ATGACTCGACGCATCCTCCCACTCCTCCTCGCGATCCTCCTGGCCGGGCCGGTGGCGGCCGGGACCCCGCCGGCCAGCTCGGTCTACCTGGCCCCGGCCGATGCGTTTCCCGACCTGGAGTTCTACGGCCTTCTGGCCCCCACCGACTACGCCAAGCTGGGGCTGGACCGTTCGGAGGGCCCGGTGCGGCTGTCCGAGATCCCCGGGGACGTGCTGGTTCTGGAGTTCTTCAACAAGTCGTGCGTGCCGTGTCAGCGGCAGGTGCGGGAGGTGGAGGCGTTCTACCAGGAGTTGGGGCGGCGGGGCCTGCTGGAGCGGATTCGGCTGCTCGCCATCGCAGCCGGCAACAATCCCAAGTACCTGGGCAGGTACCGGAAGCGCAGGAAGCTCACCTACCCGATCACGGCCGACCCCCAGTTCGACCAGTGGCGCCGCATCGGCGACCCCGGCCGCACCCCCTTCACCCTGTTCCTGGTGCGGCGGGACGGCACCTGGCGCCTGGCCCGGTACTCCTTCGGGGTGCAGTGGAAGCAGGAGCTCCTGGGCCACGCCCTCACCCTGCTGGCCAAACCCGAGGAAGCCCTGGCCAACGCCACCGGGCTGCCGGTGGATCCCACGCCGCTGGTGCTGCCGCTCGATGCGGCCGGGGTGCGGGCGAAGGCCCGGACCCTGATCCAGCGGGCCACGGGCGACCCGTCCGCGGACGTGGCCGTGGTGAAGCTGGGAGACGGAACCTCCGTGTATCAGGCCGTGTCCAAGGGCCGCCGCCTGCCCGTGTTCGCCAAGGTGGCGAGCCGCCGGCCCGTGTGCGAGGTGTGCGAAGCGGTCCACTTCCTGTTCGCGTTCGACCGCGACGGCCGGATCCTGGGGTTCGAGCCGATTCACGTGACCAAGTACGGCAACGAGGAGTGGGACGAGCGCGACTGGCGGTTCTTCGAAAAACGGGTCAAAGGCCGGAACATGGCCTCCCTGCCGTTCGATCCCAAGGTGGACGCCGTGTCCAAGGCCACCATGAGCTCGGCCCTCATTTTCGACGAGATGCGCCGGACCCTGCCCCTGCTGAAGAAGCTGCCGGCCGACGGCGCCGGCGGAGGGGGGTGA
- the def gene encoding peptide deformylase, giving the protein MAVLEILTFPHPVLRQRARKVERIDETIHRLVEDMTETMYRAPGIGLAANQVGVPQRVIVVDLSAGERPDERLVVINPEIVCREGRLRMEEGCLSVPDLRDQVTRCSRVVVRGLDLGGREVEIEAEDLLAVAFQHEIDHLDGILFIDHLSQLKRSRYVARRKKMLQEARAGGGA; this is encoded by the coding sequence ATGGCTGTGTTGGAAATCCTGACGTTCCCCCATCCGGTGTTGCGGCAGCGGGCCCGGAAGGTGGAGCGGATCGACGAGACGATCCACCGCTTGGTGGAGGACATGACCGAGACCATGTACCGGGCCCCGGGCATCGGTCTGGCCGCGAATCAGGTGGGCGTTCCCCAGCGGGTCATCGTGGTGGACCTGTCGGCCGGCGAACGGCCGGACGAGCGGCTGGTGGTGATCAACCCCGAGATCGTGTGCCGGGAGGGCCGGCTGCGCATGGAGGAGGGCTGCCTGTCGGTGCCCGATCTGCGCGACCAGGTCACCCGGTGCAGCCGGGTGGTGGTGCGGGGGCTCGATCTGGGGGGCCGCGAGGTGGAGATCGAGGCCGAGGATCTGCTGGCCGTGGCGTTTCAGCACGAGATCGACCACCTGGACGGCATCCTGTTCATCGATCACCTGAGCCAGCTCAAACGAAGCCGCTACGTGGCGCGGCGGAAGAAGATGCTCCAGGAGGCCCGGGCCGGAGGGGGGGCGTGA
- the fmt gene encoding methionyl-tRNA formyltransferase, translating to MSGSRGPVVFLGTSAFALPCLEALVAAGERVDLVVTQPDRPRGRGRRLEPPPVKRLALERALEVAQPERVNDPEVLERIRGLGPEFLVVVAYGQILGRPLLDLPARGAVNVHPSLLPRHRGPSPVVWTILEGDDRAGVSTMLVDERMDAGPVLLQRSFPLLPSTTCGELEEHLARAGADLLVKTLEGLRDGRVRPEPQDETRATYSRRIDRELREIRWDEPARRVRARIHALSPRPGAVTSRAGVGVKVLRVVERDDEGPPGTVVRLDRDGPVVACGRGAVVLLEVQPEGRRAMGGADWARGGGPREGEVLGGTRE from the coding sequence GTGAGCGGCTCGCGGGGCCCCGTGGTGTTCCTGGGTACCTCGGCGTTCGCCCTGCCGTGCCTCGAGGCCCTGGTGGCGGCGGGGGAGCGGGTGGACCTGGTGGTGACCCAGCCCGACCGGCCCCGGGGCCGGGGTCGGCGGCTGGAGCCCCCCCCGGTCAAGCGCCTGGCCTTGGAGCGGGCCCTTGAGGTGGCCCAGCCCGAACGGGTGAACGATCCCGAGGTTCTGGAGCGGATCCGGGGCCTGGGCCCGGAGTTCCTGGTGGTGGTGGCCTACGGGCAGATCCTGGGCCGGCCGCTCTTGGACCTGCCGGCCCGGGGTGCGGTGAACGTGCACCCGAGCCTGCTGCCCCGGCATCGGGGGCCTTCGCCGGTGGTGTGGACGATCCTGGAGGGGGACGACCGGGCCGGGGTGTCCACCATGTTGGTGGACGAGCGCATGGACGCCGGGCCGGTGCTCCTGCAGCGGTCGTTTCCCCTGCTTCCCTCGACGACGTGTGGGGAGCTGGAGGAGCATCTGGCCCGGGCCGGGGCGGACCTGCTGGTGAAGACCCTGGAGGGGCTCCGGGACGGCCGGGTCCGGCCCGAGCCCCAGGACGAGACCCGGGCCACCTACAGCCGCCGGATCGACCGGGAGCTCCGGGAGATTCGGTGGGACGAGCCGGCCCGCCGGGTCCGGGCCCGGATCCACGCCCTGTCGCCCCGGCCGGGGGCGGTGACCTCCCGGGCCGGGGTGGGCGTCAAGGTCCTGCGGGTCGTGGAGAGGGACGACGAGGGTCCGCCGGGCACCGTGGTGCGGCTGGACCGGGACGGGCCGGTGGTGGCGTGCGGCCGGGGCGCCGTGGTGCTGCTGGAGGTGCAGCCCGAGGGCCGCCGGGCCATGGGGGGGGCCGACTGGGCCCGGGGCGGCGGCCCGCGGGAGGGAGAGGTCCTGGGAGGGACGCGAGAGTGA
- a CDS encoding DUF116 domain-containing protein → MTRGEGKRLFLGLLLALALVLGLLGVGVWLGPRWFSGAETVFLTAFGVLFGTVALVALAGIAVLAFAIVFERDLPGTRRLRGLVVKGAFPVLIVLGRLVGVSKERLERSFIAVNNQLVIRSGRRARPGRLLILLPHCLQVDTCGLRITSDIHNCKGCGRCPIAGLVEIGERHGVSLSVATGGTIARRTIVEKRPDLIVAVACERDLASGIQDAYPLPVYGILNRRPEGPCRNTLVDLAEVERAVEFLLASGSAGQDRAAAGAG, encoded by the coding sequence GTGACCCGGGGCGAGGGAAAGCGGCTGTTCCTGGGGTTGCTGCTGGCCCTGGCCCTGGTGCTGGGGCTCTTGGGCGTCGGCGTGTGGCTGGGGCCCAGGTGGTTCTCGGGGGCCGAGACCGTTTTCCTGACCGCGTTCGGGGTGCTGTTCGGCACGGTGGCCCTGGTGGCCCTGGCCGGGATCGCGGTGCTGGCGTTCGCGATCGTGTTCGAGCGCGACCTGCCCGGCACCCGGCGGCTGCGGGGGCTCGTGGTGAAGGGGGCGTTCCCGGTGCTCATCGTGCTGGGCCGCCTGGTGGGGGTCTCGAAGGAGCGGCTGGAGCGGTCGTTCATCGCGGTGAACAACCAGCTGGTGATCCGGTCCGGCCGCCGGGCCCGGCCCGGGCGCCTGCTGATCCTGCTGCCCCACTGCCTCCAGGTGGACACCTGCGGGCTCCGGATCACCAGCGACATCCACAACTGCAAGGGCTGCGGCCGCTGCCCGATCGCGGGTCTGGTGGAGATCGGCGAGCGCCACGGCGTCAGCCTGAGCGTCGCCACCGGGGGCACCATCGCCCGGAGAACCATCGTGGAGAAACGGCCCGACCTGATCGTGGCCGTGGCGTGCGAGCGGGACCTGGCCAGCGGCATCCAGGACGCCTATCCCTTGCCGGTGTACGGCATTTTGAACCGACGGCCCGAGGGGCCGTGCCGGAACACGCTCGTGGACCTGGCGGAGGTGGAGCGGGCCGTGGAGTTCCTGCTTGCCTCCGGTTCGGCCGGCCAGGACCGCGCCGCGGCCGGCGCCGGATGA